A DNA window from Bacteroides cellulosilyticus contains the following coding sequences:
- a CDS encoding glycoside hydrolase family 2 protein: MKRNAILLSLLTALFLLPGKAVGQTTSSDGKLVYNFPFAPSEGLVNRTEKEYRKEVCLNGYWDFQPVALPSSYVQGKGVAPELSLPKEGAWSKTRIKIPSPWNINSFANRDVEGPDHRNYPSYPKEWEQVKMAWMKKMITIPADWDGQQIKLYFEAVSGYTEVYINKEKVGENFDIFLPFSVDITDKVNAGETAEVWVGVRSQSLFENNSTIGRRIVPAGSMWGYHIAGIWQDVYLLALPKVHVEDVYVKPLVSQNMLELEVTVQNNTEKKADLQLQGKINEWVNLAGTDVNSAPVPAWKLGQEALKVAPVKVSIPANASTKVVLQVPVSGELNYWTPEQPNLYAVLLSLQAKKETLDMKYERFGWREWTLQGTTQYLNGKPYQLRGDSWHFMGIPQMTRRYAWAWFTAIKGMNANAVRPHAQIYPRFYMDVADEMGICVLNETANWASDGGPKLDSELFWEASKEHLRRFVLRDRNHASVFGWSISNENKPVILHVYNRPELMPQQKKAWEDWRDIVRANDPTRPWISADGEDDGDGILPVTVGHYGDMGSMKHWVEIGKPWGIGEHSMAYYGTPEQVAKYNGERAYESQLGRMEGLANECYHLLANQRNMGASYSTVFNMAWYSLKPLPLGKKDMTTQPDINKDGIFFTEYKEGVPGVQPERVGPYCTTFNPGYDPSLPLYDPWPMYNAMRAANAPGHPGWSAYANIDKKQYEAPAATPAEKYKEVIFIGGDDSKLRNILDAQGVKFATKVTAPARMLYIVDGTYVLSAAEKKSMLANIAKGADVWIWGLTPQTVNVYNEILPLPVALDNLKRSSFLPVQKSWIRGLNNSDFYFCELQRADASEYSLTGALVEEGDVLLNACKTDWRAWNKRPEELKTASTVRSEYECTAATPVFVKYQDGASCFYISTLKEFTNSEKGYNTLGVILKNAGIDRNEIEVKSNEVFFLRDNQLMFPTAVKDKLVKMSDGWTLDIYVFSPRPLDDLLIEPNMPKLTLVVKARECQLAINDKAYAAASQNRHEATYKELPLLQGWNKISIKIGQRDKNEFTGNFRCDNRNEFLSSLKVMYINPEAK; encoded by the coding sequence ATGAAACGAAATGCAATTTTATTAAGCTTGCTGACGGCTTTGTTCTTGCTACCGGGAAAGGCAGTGGGGCAAACCACATCAAGCGATGGTAAATTGGTGTATAATTTCCCGTTTGCACCAAGTGAGGGTCTTGTAAATAGGACAGAAAAGGAGTATAGGAAAGAAGTTTGCCTGAATGGTTACTGGGACTTCCAACCTGTGGCTTTGCCGAGTAGCTACGTGCAAGGTAAAGGAGTTGCACCGGAACTGTCGTTGCCTAAAGAAGGGGCTTGGAGCAAAACCCGTATAAAAATACCTTCTCCCTGGAATATTAATTCCTTTGCCAACCGAGATGTGGAAGGTCCCGATCATCGCAATTACCCGTCTTATCCGAAAGAATGGGAGCAAGTGAAAATGGCATGGATGAAGAAAATGATAACGATTCCTGCTGACTGGGATGGTCAACAGATAAAACTTTATTTTGAGGCTGTATCCGGCTATACTGAAGTTTATATTAATAAGGAGAAGGTGGGAGAAAATTTTGATATTTTCCTTCCGTTCAGTGTGGATATTACGGATAAAGTGAATGCAGGTGAGACAGCTGAAGTATGGGTAGGCGTTCGCAGTCAGTCTTTGTTTGAAAACAATTCTACGATTGGTCGCCGCATTGTTCCTGCCGGTTCTATGTGGGGATATCATATTGCCGGTATCTGGCAGGATGTATATTTGCTGGCATTGCCCAAAGTGCATGTGGAAGATGTATATGTGAAACCGTTGGTTTCTCAAAATATGCTTGAACTGGAAGTGACTGTACAGAATAATACGGAAAAAAAAGCTGATCTGCAACTTCAAGGTAAGATTAATGAATGGGTAAACCTGGCTGGGACAGATGTTAATTCTGCTCCTGTACCTGCATGGAAACTTGGACAGGAAGCTTTGAAAGTGGCCCCTGTTAAAGTTAGTATCCCTGCCAATGCTTCAACAAAAGTTGTGTTGCAGGTTCCGGTATCCGGTGAGTTGAATTACTGGACTCCTGAACAACCGAATCTTTATGCCGTATTGCTTTCATTGCAGGCTAAGAAAGAAACCCTTGATATGAAATATGAGCGTTTCGGATGGCGTGAATGGACATTGCAAGGTACCACACAGTACCTGAATGGTAAACCTTATCAGTTGAGAGGTGATTCCTGGCACTTTATGGGTATTCCGCAAATGACACGTAGATATGCGTGGGCATGGTTTACTGCCATTAAAGGTATGAATGCCAATGCAGTCCGTCCTCATGCACAGATATATCCTCGTTTCTATATGGATGTAGCTGACGAAATGGGTATCTGTGTGTTGAATGAAACAGCTAACTGGGCGAGTGATGGTGGTCCGAAACTGGATTCCGAACTCTTTTGGGAGGCATCTAAAGAACACTTGAGACGTTTTGTACTCAGAGACCGCAATCATGCTTCTGTTTTTGGCTGGAGTATCAGTAATGAGAATAAACCGGTGATTCTGCATGTTTACAACCGGCCTGAGCTTATGCCTCAGCAGAAGAAAGCCTGGGAAGACTGGAGGGATATTGTTCGTGCTAATGACCCGACCCGCCCGTGGATTTCTGCCGATGGAGAAGATGATGGAGATGGTATATTGCCGGTTACAGTAGGTCACTATGGCGATATGGGCTCAATGAAACATTGGGTTGAAATTGGTAAGCCTTGGGGAATTGGCGAACATAGTATGGCTTACTACGGTACTCCCGAGCAGGTTGCCAAATATAATGGTGAAAGAGCTTATGAATCGCAGTTGGGACGTATGGAAGGACTAGCTAATGAATGCTATCATCTGCTTGCTAACCAACGTAATATGGGCGCTTCTTATAGTACGGTTTTCAATATGGCATGGTATTCCTTGAAACCACTGCCATTGGGTAAAAAGGATATGACTACGCAACCGGATATAAATAAGGATGGTATCTTCTTCACAGAATATAAAGAAGGTGTTCCGGGGGTACAACCGGAACGTGTAGGCCCCTATTGCACTACATTCAATCCTGGATATGATCCAAGTCTGCCTTTGTATGATCCGTGGCCTATGTATAATGCTATGCGTGCAGCCAATGCACCGGGACATCCTGGTTGGTCTGCTTATGCCAATATCGACAAGAAACAATATGAAGCGCCAGCCGCTACTCCGGCAGAGAAATATAAAGAAGTCATTTTCATTGGAGGAGATGACAGTAAGCTGAGGAATATTCTGGATGCGCAAGGTGTGAAATTTGCGACTAAAGTAACTGCTCCTGCACGGATGCTTTATATTGTGGACGGTACTTATGTTTTGTCTGCTGCTGAAAAGAAGAGTATGTTGGCTAATATAGCTAAAGGTGCTGATGTCTGGATTTGGGGATTGACACCTCAGACTGTGAATGTGTACAATGAGATTCTGCCTCTTCCGGTGGCTTTGGATAATCTTAAACGTTCTTCTTTCCTGCCGGTTCAGAAATCATGGATACGTGGTTTGAACAATTCAGATTTCTATTTCTGTGAACTTCAAAGAGCTGATGCCTCGGAATACTCGCTGACAGGCGCTTTAGTGGAAGAAGGAGATGTATTGCTGAATGCATGTAAGACTGATTGGAGAGCTTGGAATAAACGTCCGGAGGAGCTGAAAACGGCCAGTACGGTACGGAGTGAGTACGAATGTACAGCTGCTACTCCTGTATTTGTGAAATATCAGGATGGAGCTTCTTGTTTTTACATCAGCACGCTGAAAGAGTTTACTAATTCAGAAAAGGGATACAATACATTGGGAGTTATTTTGAAGAATGCCGGAATTGACCGTAATGAGATTGAGGTGAAATCAAATGAAGTTTTCTTTTTGCGTGATAACCAGTTAATGTTCCCGACTGCTGTAAAAGATAAGTTAGTGAAAATGTCGGATGGATGGACTTTGGATATCTATGTATTTAGTCCACGTCCTTTGGATGACTTGTTGATTGAACCGAATATGCCGAAACTGACTTTGGTTGTGAAAGCAAGAGAATGCCAGCTCGCTATTAATGACAAAGCGTATGCTGCTGCTTCACAAAACAGGCATGAGGCTACTTATAAAGAACTGCCCTTGTTGCAAGGTTGGAATAAGATAAGCATAAAAATAGGACAAAGAGATAAGAATGAATTCACAGGTAACTTCAGATGTGATAATAGAAATGAATTCCTTTCTTCTTTGAAAGTGATGTATATTAATCCTGAAGCTAAATGA